Proteins from one Panthera leo isolate Ple1 chromosome D1, P.leo_Ple1_pat1.1, whole genome shotgun sequence genomic window:
- the LOC122200339 gene encoding olfactory receptor 1030-like, whose product MLQRNYTAVTEFILLGLTDRAELQPVLFVVFLVIYLITVVGNVSMILLIRSDSKLHTPMYFFLSHLSFVDLCYATSVAPQMLVHFLSKRKAISFLGCLLQFHFFIALVITDYYMLTVMAYDRYMAICNPLLYGSKMSRCVCLSLVATPYIYGFANGLAQTILMLRLSFCGPNEINHFYCADPPLIVLACSDTYVKETAMFVVAGFNLTCSLAIILISYIFIFTTILRIRSAEGRRKAFSTCGSHVTAVTIFYGTLFCMHLRPPSEASVEQGKIVAVFYIFVSPMLNPLIYSLRNKDVKQAIRKVAQKVLLFK is encoded by the coding sequence ATGTTACAGAGAAACTACACAGCAGTGACTGAGTTTATCCTCCTGGGACTGACAGATCGAGCCGAGTTGCAGCCTGTCCTTTTTGTGGTCTTCCTGGTCATCTACCTTATCACAGTAGTTGGCAACGTGAGCATGATTTTGTTAATCCGAAGTGACTCAAAACTTCAcacgcccatgtacttcttcctcagcCATCTGTCCTTTGTGGATCTCTGTTACGCTACCAGTGTCGCTCCACAGATGCTGGTTCATTTCTTATCCAAGAGAAAAGCCATTTCCTTCCTTGGTTGCCTTCTACAGTTCCACTTTTTCATTGCCCTGGTGATCACGGATTATTATATGCTGACGGTGATGGCTTACGACCGCTACATGGCGATCTGCAACCCCTTGCTGTACGGTAGCAAGATGTCCAgatgtgtctgcctctctcttgttGCTACGCCTTATATTTACGGTTTTGCAAATGGCCTGGCACAGACCATCCTGATGCTTCGCCTCTCCTTCTGTGGACCCAATGAAATCAACCACTTCTACTGTGCGGACCCACCTCTCATAGTCCTTGCCTGCTCGGATACGTACGTCAAAGAAACTGCCATGTTTGTGGTGGCAGGTTTCAATCTCACATGCTCTCTTGCCATCATTCTCAtctcctacattttcattttcacgaCGATTCTGCGCATCCGTTCTGCAGAGGGGAGGCGcaaggccttctccacctgtgggTCCCACGTGACGGCTGTCACCATCTTTTATGGGACGCTATTCTGCATGCATCTGCGACCCCCTTCCGAGGCATCTGTAGAACAGGGGAAAATTGTCGCAGTTTTTTATATCTTTGTGAGCCCTATGCTAAACCCTTTGATCTATAGCCTGCGGAACAAAGATGTTAAACAAGCAATCAGGAAAGTTGCCCAAAaggtattactttttaaatag
- the LOC122199896 gene encoding olfactory receptor 1030-like translates to MLQRNYTAVTEFILLGLTDRAELQPVLFVVFLVIYLITVVGNVSMILLIRSDSKLHTPMYFFLSHLSFVDLCYATSVAPQMLVHFLSKRKAISFLGCLLQFHFFIALVITDYYMLTVMAYDRYMAICNPLLYGSKMSRCVCLSLVATPYIYGFANGLAQTILMLRLSFCGPNEINHFYCADPPLIVLACSDTYVKETAMFVVAGFNLTCSLAIILISYIFIFTTILRIRSAEGRRKAFSTCGSHVTAVTIFYGTLFCMYLRPPSEASVEQGKIVAVFYIFASPMLNPLIYSLRNKDVKQAIRKVVQKKLLFK, encoded by the coding sequence ATGTTACAGAGAAACTACACAGCAGTGACTGAGTTTATCCTCCTGGGACTGACAGATCGAGCCGAGTTGCAGCCTGTCCTTTTTGTGGTCTTCCTGGTCATCTACCTTATCACAGTAGTTGGCAACGTGAGCATGATTTTGTTAATCCGAAGTGACTCAAAACTTCAcacgcccatgtacttcttcctcagcCATCTGTCCTTTGTGGATCTCTGTTACGCTACCAGTGTCGCTCCACAGATGCTGGTTCATTTCTTATCCAAGAGAAAAGCCATTTCCTTCCTTGGTTGCCTTCTACAGTTCCACTTTTTCATTGCCCTGGTGATCACGGATTATTATATGCTGACGGTGATGGCTTACGACCGCTACATGGCGATCTGCAACCCCTTGCTGTACGGTAGCAAGATGTCCAgatgtgtctgcctctctcttgttGCTACGCCTTATATTTACGGTTTTGCAAATGGCCTGGCACAGACCATCCTGATGCTTCGCCTCTCCTTCTGTGGACCCAATGAAATCAACCACTTCTACTGTGCGGACCCACCTCTCATAGTCCTTGCCTGCTCGGATACGTACGTCAAAGAAACTGCCATGTTTGTGGTGGCTGGTTTCAATCTCACATGTTCTCTTGCCATCATTCTCAtctcctacattttcattttcacgaCGATTCTGCGCATCCGTTCTGCAGAGGGGAGGCGcaaggccttctccacctgtgggTCCCACGTGACGGCTGTCACCATCTTTTATGGGACGCTATTCTGCATGTATCTGAGACCCCCTTCCGAGGCATCCGTAGAACAGGGGAAAATTGTCGCAGTTTTTTATATCTTTGCGAGCCCTATGCTAAACCCTTTGATCTATAGCCTGCGGAACAAAGATGTTAAACAAGCAATCAGGAAAGTTGTCCaaaagaaattactttttaaatag